A genomic segment from uncultured Erythrobacter sp. encodes:
- the ppk2 gene encoding polyphosphate kinase 2 has translation MAMKRKDYEAALEPLSLELVSMARWVKATAARVVVLFEGRDTAGKGGAISAVRQELNPRQCRTVALTKPTEAELGQWYFQRYVAHLPTAGEIVLFDRSWYNRAGVEKVMGYADGAQVESFLKAVPLFEKLLVDDGILLFKYWLAADQDKQEERLRERLDDPLKRWKLSPIDLAAREKYDDYSKAREAMLKATHTEHAPWTLVDFNDQRRGRLTLVRDLLSRIPDTHAEPEAIDFPELGRKPAKEKYKVLKPIADFPVG, from the coding sequence ATGGCGATGAAGCGCAAGGATTACGAGGCGGCGCTCGAACCGCTCAGCCTGGAACTGGTCAGCATGGCGCGCTGGGTCAAGGCTACGGCTGCACGGGTCGTGGTGCTGTTCGAAGGGCGTGACACGGCGGGCAAGGGCGGGGCGATCAGCGCGGTGCGCCAAGAACTCAACCCGCGACAGTGCCGCACCGTGGCGCTGACCAAGCCGACCGAGGCGGAGCTGGGCCAGTGGTATTTCCAGCGCTACGTCGCCCACTTGCCGACGGCGGGAGAGATCGTGCTGTTCGACCGCTCATGGTACAACCGTGCGGGCGTCGAGAAGGTGATGGGCTATGCGGATGGGGCGCAGGTCGAGTCGTTCCTGAAGGCGGTGCCGCTGTTTGAGAAGCTGCTGGTGGATGACGGCATATTGCTGTTCAAATACTGGCTCGCCGCCGATCAGGACAAGCAGGAGGAGCGCCTGCGTGAGCGGTTGGATGATCCGCTGAAACGCTGGAAGCTCTCACCGATCGACCTCGCCGCGCGTGAGAAATATGACGATTACTCCAAGGCGCGTGAGGCCATGCTGAAGGCGACTCACACGGAACACGCGCCGTGGACCTTGGTCGATTTCAACGATCAGCGGCGCGGGCGGTTGACGCTGGTGCGGGATTTGTTGAGCCGGATTCCCGACACGCACGCCGAACCCGAGGCGATCGATTTCCCTGAGCTGGGCCGGAAGCCTGCCAAGGAGAAATACAAGGTGCTGAAGCCGATTGCGGATTTTCCGGTCGGTTAG
- the phhA gene encoding phenylalanine 4-monooxygenase — translation MATLADPQPDFAILPDMAADVFTAPLAKPANVGADWLEPAQTAYTAEDDAVWNDLFARQMEVLPGRACSAFLAGLEKLDLARGGVPEFGVLSEELGALTGWSVVPVPMLIPDHVFFWHLANRRFPAGNFIRTRETFDYIEEPDVFHDVFGHVPMLTDPTYADYMQEYGRAGWKAMRYNRLKALGALYWYTVEFGLIEEAGSVRAYGAGILSGPAEARFAVEAESPNRIMLNVDRVMRTDYVISDLQPTYFVIESFADLFRQTVERDFDRLYRSLPAGFTYANSAVIDVDNVLHRGTQEYHLRGGRGSGAVPV, via the coding sequence ATGGCTACGCTCGCAGACCCCCAGCCCGACTTCGCCATCCTGCCAGACATGGCGGCGGATGTCTTTACCGCGCCGCTCGCCAAGCCTGCCAACGTGGGCGCGGACTGGCTGGAGCCCGCGCAGACCGCCTACACTGCCGAAGATGACGCCGTGTGGAACGATCTGTTCGCGCGCCAGATGGAGGTGCTGCCAGGGCGGGCGTGTTCGGCGTTCCTCGCGGGATTGGAGAAGCTCGATCTCGCGCGCGGCGGCGTTCCGGAGTTCGGGGTGCTGTCCGAGGAACTCGGCGCGCTGACCGGATGGAGCGTGGTGCCCGTCCCCATGCTGATCCCCGATCACGTGTTCTTCTGGCACTTGGCCAACCGCCGCTTCCCCGCAGGCAATTTCATCCGCACGCGCGAGACGTTTGACTATATCGAGGAGCCGGACGTGTTCCACGATGTCTTCGGCCACGTCCCGATGCTGACCGACCCGACCTATGCCGATTATATGCAGGAATATGGCCGCGCCGGGTGGAAGGCGATGCGCTACAACCGGCTGAAGGCGCTGGGCGCGCTCTACTGGTACACGGTCGAATTCGGGCTGATCGAAGAGGCGGGGTCTGTGCGCGCTTACGGCGCTGGCATTCTGTCAGGCCCGGCAGAGGCGCGCTTTGCGGTGGAGGCGGAGAGCCCCAACCGGATCATGCTCAATGTCGACCGGGTGATGCGCACCGATTACGTCATCAGCGACCTGCAACCGACATACTTCGTGATCGAGAGCTTCGCCGATCTGTTCCGCCAGACGGTGGAGCGCGATTTCGACCGGCTCTATCGCAGCCTGCCTGCTGGCTTCACCTATGCCAATTCGGCAGTGATCGACGTCGATAATGTGCTGCACCGGGGAACACAGGAATACCACCTGCGCGGCGGGCGCGGCAGTGGGGCGGTTCCGGTTTAA
- a CDS encoding undecaprenyl-diphosphate phosphatase — protein MTDTLAAILLGILEGLTEFLPVSSTGHLILATEVLGFDQSEWEVFNIAIQPAAILAIVVLYWRTFWDVAKGLFGLEKGALAFVRNLLVAFFPAVLLGLAFGDVIQGWLGNPVLVCWSLVLGGVAILAVERWANPPAEGPGVAGVPLRTSVLIGLVQCLAMIPGVSRSGATILGAMAFGVDRKTAAEFSFFLAVPTLTGATVYQLAKHGANLTMDDAQLIGIGSIAGFVTALVVVKIFVAVVTKIGFAPFAWYRIVLGLAGLAWLTLR, from the coding sequence ATGACCGATACCTTAGCCGCGATCCTGCTCGGCATCCTTGAGGGGTTGACCGAGTTCCTGCCCGTGTCGTCGACCGGTCATTTGATCCTCGCCACAGAAGTCCTCGGCTTTGACCAGAGCGAGTGGGAGGTGTTCAACATCGCCATCCAGCCGGCCGCGATCCTCGCGATCGTGGTGCTATACTGGCGCACCTTCTGGGATGTGGCCAAGGGGCTGTTCGGGCTCGAAAAAGGCGCGCTGGCGTTTGTTCGCAATTTGCTGGTGGCCTTTTTCCCGGCCGTGCTGCTCGGCCTCGCCTTCGGAGATGTGATTCAGGGCTGGCTGGGCAATCCGGTGCTGGTGTGCTGGTCGCTGGTGCTTGGCGGCGTTGCCATTCTGGCGGTTGAGCGCTGGGCCAACCCGCCCGCCGAAGGCCCGGGCGTTGCAGGGGTGCCCTTGCGCACATCGGTGCTGATCGGCCTCGTCCAATGCCTCGCGATGATCCCCGGCGTCAGCCGCTCAGGCGCGACCATTCTGGGAGCAATGGCCTTCGGCGTGGACCGCAAGACCGCTGCCGAATTCAGCTTTTTCCTCGCCGTGCCGACGCTGACGGGGGCGACCGTGTACCAGTTGGCCAAGCACGGGGCCAACCTGACGATGGACGATGCGCAGCTGATCGGGATCGGTTCAATCGCGGGGTTTGTGACCGCCTTGGTGGTGGTCAAGATCTTCGTGGCGGTGGTGACGAAGATCGGATTTGCCCCGTTTGCGTGGTATCGCATCGTCCTTGGCCTTGCCGGTCTGGCCTGGCTGACCCTACGTTAA